A window from Triticum aestivum cultivar Chinese Spring chromosome 6D, IWGSC CS RefSeq v2.1, whole genome shotgun sequence encodes these proteins:
- the LOC123143989 gene encoding glutathione synthetase, chloroplastic isoform X3, which yields MSSCVSSSHHHCARRLPAPTPRAHLAAAELCASPHRRRVGSLRAVRAEPPSSVAPAGGRKAAAVQAEMVEAAAMWCAMHGLVVGDRGDLRSGTVPGVGLVHAPFSLLPTRFPASFWKQACELAPIFNELVDRVSLDGKFLQGSLSRTKQVDDFTARLLEIHAKMMAVNKKEDIRLGLHRSDYMLDSETNSLLQIELNTISTSFPGLGSLVSELHRDGRPVAVVYFRAGYAPTDYPSEVEWSARLLIEQSSAIKCPSISYHLVGTKKIQQELAKPSVLERFLDNEEDIAKLRKCFAGLWSLDNEEIVKSAIEKPDLFVLKPQREGGGNNLYGHDLRETLIRLKNEQGEALAAYILMQRIFPRASLTQLVQGGVCFEELSISELGIFGSYLRNKDKVVINNQCGYLMRTKVSSSNEGGVAAGFAVLDSILLTDE from the exons ATGTCCTCTTGCGTCTCCTCCTCCCATCACCACTGCGCCCGCCGCCTCCCCGCCCCAACGCCCCGGGCGCACCTCGCCGCAGCTGAGTTGTGCGCGTCCCCTCACCGCAGACGCGTCGGTTCCCTGAGGGCAGTGAGAGCCGAGCCGCCCTCGAGCGTGGCGCCGGCGGGGGGCAGGAAGGCTGCGGCGGTGCAGGCGGAGATGGTAGAGGCGGCGGCCATGTGGTGCGCCATGCACGGACTCGTCGTCGGCGACCGCGGCGACCTG AGATCTGGAACAGTCCCAGGTGTTGGTTTGGTTCATGCTCCATTTTCGCTACTTCCAACACGTTTTCCAGCATCTTTTTGGAAGCAAGCATGTGAACTGGCTCCTATTTTCAATGAGCTTGTGGATCGTGTGAGCTTGGATGGGAAGTTCTTGCAAGGTTCTTTGTCTAG AACAAAGCAGGTTGACGATTTCACTGCTAGGTTGTTAGAAATTCATGCAAAGATGATGGCAGTAAACAAGAAGGAG GATATCCGCTTAGGGTTGCATCGATCTGACTACATGCTTGATTCTGAAACAAATTCTCTTCTTCAAATTGAGCTCAACACCATCTCAACATCATTTCCTGGTCTAGGCTCTCTTGTGAGCGAACTTCACAG AGATGGACGACCTGTTGCTGTTGTGTATTTCAGAGCTGGGTATGCACCGACTGACTACCCTTCAGAAGTG GAATGGAGTGCAAGGCTTTTGATTGAACAATCATCTGCTATTAAGTGCCCTTCAATATCCTACCATTTAGTCGGAACCAAAAAGATCCAGCAAGAGCTAGCAAAACCTAGTGTTCTTGAAAG GTTCCTTGACAACGAGGAAGACATTGCCAAGCTACGTAAATGCTTCGCAGGGTTATGGAGCTTGGACAATGAAGAAATAGTGAAATCAGCAATAGAAAAACCTGACTTGTTTGTCCTGAAACCTCAACGAGAAGGTGGAG GGAACAACTTGTATGGTCATGATTTGCGAGAAACACTGATCAGACTAAAGAACGAACAGGGAGAGGCGCTTGCGGCCTACATTTTGATGCAGCGGATTTTTCCGAGAGCTTCTCTTACTCAGCTTGTCCAGGGCGGTGTCTGCTTTGAGGAACTTTCAATCTCTGAGCTTGGAATATTTGGATCCTACCTGCG GAACAAAGATAAGGTAGTCATTAATAACCAATGTGGTTACTTGATGCGCACCAAAGTTTCTTCATCAAACGAAGGTGGAGTTGCTGCAGGATTTGCTGTTCTGGACAGCATTCTCCTCACAGATGAG TGA
- the LOC123143989 gene encoding glutathione synthetase, chloroplastic isoform X1 yields the protein MSSCVSSSHHHCARRLPAPTPRAHLAAAELCASPHRRRVGSLRAVRAEPPSSVAPAGGRKAAAVQAEMVEAAAMWCAMHGLVVGDRGDLRSGTVPGVGLVHAPFSLLPTRFPASFWKQACELAPIFNELVDRVSLDGKFLQGSLSRTKQVDDFTARLLEIHAKMMAVNKKEDIRLGLHRSDYMLDSETNSLLQIELNTISTSFPGLGSLVSELHRTLLNQYGEVLGLDSERIPRNWAAIQFAEALGKAWVEYNNESAVVMMIVQAEERNMYDQYWLINHLKESHGVMTIRKTLAQVEAEGLVLPNGTLVVDGRPVAVVYFRAGYAPTDYPSEVEWSARLLIEQSSAIKCPSISYHLVGTKKIQQELAKPSVLERFLDNEEDIAKLRKCFAGLWSLDNEEIVKSAIEKPDLFVLKPQREGGGNNLYGHDLRETLIRLKNEQGEALAAYILMQRIFPRASLTQLVQGGVCFEELSISELGIFGSYLRNKDKVVINNQCGYLMRTKVSSSNEGGVAAGFAVLDSILLTDE from the exons ATGTCCTCTTGCGTCTCCTCCTCCCATCACCACTGCGCCCGCCGCCTCCCCGCCCCAACGCCCCGGGCGCACCTCGCCGCAGCTGAGTTGTGCGCGTCCCCTCACCGCAGACGCGTCGGTTCCCTGAGGGCAGTGAGAGCCGAGCCGCCCTCGAGCGTGGCGCCGGCGGGGGGCAGGAAGGCTGCGGCGGTGCAGGCGGAGATGGTAGAGGCGGCGGCCATGTGGTGCGCCATGCACGGACTCGTCGTCGGCGACCGCGGCGACCTG AGATCTGGAACAGTCCCAGGTGTTGGTTTGGTTCATGCTCCATTTTCGCTACTTCCAACACGTTTTCCAGCATCTTTTTGGAAGCAAGCATGTGAACTGGCTCCTATTTTCAATGAGCTTGTGGATCGTGTGAGCTTGGATGGGAAGTTCTTGCAAGGTTCTTTGTCTAG AACAAAGCAGGTTGACGATTTCACTGCTAGGTTGTTAGAAATTCATGCAAAGATGATGGCAGTAAACAAGAAGGAG GATATCCGCTTAGGGTTGCATCGATCTGACTACATGCTTGATTCTGAAACAAATTCTCTTCTTCAAATTGAGCTCAACACCATCTCAACATCATTTCCTGGTCTAGGCTCTCTTGTGAGCGAACTTCACAG GACCTTACTTAATCAATATGGTGAAGTCTTAGGTCTTGATTCTGAAAGGATTCCTCGGAACTGGGCAGCCATTCAATTTGCTGAAGCATTGGGCAAAGCATGGGTTGAGTATAATAATGAAAG CGCTGTAGTTATGATGATTGTTCAAGCTGAAGAAAGAAATATGTACGACCAGTACTGGCTCATCAATCATTTGAAAGAATC GCATGGTGTGATGACCATTAGGAAAACTTTGGCACAGGTGGAGGCCGAAGGACTAGTGCTTCCGAATGGAACACTTGTGGT AGATGGACGACCTGTTGCTGTTGTGTATTTCAGAGCTGGGTATGCACCGACTGACTACCCTTCAGAAGTG GAATGGAGTGCAAGGCTTTTGATTGAACAATCATCTGCTATTAAGTGCCCTTCAATATCCTACCATTTAGTCGGAACCAAAAAGATCCAGCAAGAGCTAGCAAAACCTAGTGTTCTTGAAAG GTTCCTTGACAACGAGGAAGACATTGCCAAGCTACGTAAATGCTTCGCAGGGTTATGGAGCTTGGACAATGAAGAAATAGTGAAATCAGCAATAGAAAAACCTGACTTGTTTGTCCTGAAACCTCAACGAGAAGGTGGAG GGAACAACTTGTATGGTCATGATTTGCGAGAAACACTGATCAGACTAAAGAACGAACAGGGAGAGGCGCTTGCGGCCTACATTTTGATGCAGCGGATTTTTCCGAGAGCTTCTCTTACTCAGCTTGTCCAGGGCGGTGTCTGCTTTGAGGAACTTTCAATCTCTGAGCTTGGAATATTTGGATCCTACCTGCG GAACAAAGATAAGGTAGTCATTAATAACCAATGTGGTTACTTGATGCGCACCAAAGTTTCTTCATCAAACGAAGGTGGAGTTGCTGCAGGATTTGCTGTTCTGGACAGCATTCTCCTCACAGATGAG TGA
- the LOC123143989 gene encoding glutathione synthetase, chloroplastic isoform X2, which translates to MNRTSRLVVSSPFCDKPFLCDKPNTETCSYSVHTQMPQDVPRSGTVPGVGLVHAPFSLLPTRFPASFWKQACELAPIFNELVDRVSLDGKFLQGSLSRTKQVDDFTARLLEIHAKMMAVNKKEDIRLGLHRSDYMLDSETNSLLQIELNTISTSFPGLGSLVSELHRTLLNQYGEVLGLDSERIPRNWAAIQFAEALGKAWVEYNNESAVVMMIVQAEERNMYDQYWLINHLKESHGVMTIRKTLAQVEAEGLVLPNGTLVVDGRPVAVVYFRAGYAPTDYPSEVEWSARLLIEQSSAIKCPSISYHLVGTKKIQQELAKPSVLERFLDNEEDIAKLRKCFAGLWSLDNEEIVKSAIEKPDLFVLKPQREGGGNNLYGHDLRETLIRLKNEQGEALAAYILMQRIFPRASLTQLVQGGVCFEELSISELGIFGSYLRNKDKVVINNQCGYLMRTKVSSSNEGGVAAGFAVLDSILLTDE; encoded by the exons ATGAACAGAACATCACGTTTGGTTGTGTCCTCTCCCTTTTGTGACAAGCCCTTTTTATGTGACAAGCCCAACACTGAGACATGCTCTTATTCTGTTCACACTCAAATGCCACAAGACGTACCG AGATCTGGAACAGTCCCAGGTGTTGGTTTGGTTCATGCTCCATTTTCGCTACTTCCAACACGTTTTCCAGCATCTTTTTGGAAGCAAGCATGTGAACTGGCTCCTATTTTCAATGAGCTTGTGGATCGTGTGAGCTTGGATGGGAAGTTCTTGCAAGGTTCTTTGTCTAG AACAAAGCAGGTTGACGATTTCACTGCTAGGTTGTTAGAAATTCATGCAAAGATGATGGCAGTAAACAAGAAGGAG GATATCCGCTTAGGGTTGCATCGATCTGACTACATGCTTGATTCTGAAACAAATTCTCTTCTTCAAATTGAGCTCAACACCATCTCAACATCATTTCCTGGTCTAGGCTCTCTTGTGAGCGAACTTCACAG GACCTTACTTAATCAATATGGTGAAGTCTTAGGTCTTGATTCTGAAAGGATTCCTCGGAACTGGGCAGCCATTCAATTTGCTGAAGCATTGGGCAAAGCATGGGTTGAGTATAATAATGAAAG CGCTGTAGTTATGATGATTGTTCAAGCTGAAGAAAGAAATATGTACGACCAGTACTGGCTCATCAATCATTTGAAAGAATC GCATGGTGTGATGACCATTAGGAAAACTTTGGCACAGGTGGAGGCCGAAGGACTAGTGCTTCCGAATGGAACACTTGTGGT AGATGGACGACCTGTTGCTGTTGTGTATTTCAGAGCTGGGTATGCACCGACTGACTACCCTTCAGAAGTG GAATGGAGTGCAAGGCTTTTGATTGAACAATCATCTGCTATTAAGTGCCCTTCAATATCCTACCATTTAGTCGGAACCAAAAAGATCCAGCAAGAGCTAGCAAAACCTAGTGTTCTTGAAAG GTTCCTTGACAACGAGGAAGACATTGCCAAGCTACGTAAATGCTTCGCAGGGTTATGGAGCTTGGACAATGAAGAAATAGTGAAATCAGCAATAGAAAAACCTGACTTGTTTGTCCTGAAACCTCAACGAGAAGGTGGAG GGAACAACTTGTATGGTCATGATTTGCGAGAAACACTGATCAGACTAAAGAACGAACAGGGAGAGGCGCTTGCGGCCTACATTTTGATGCAGCGGATTTTTCCGAGAGCTTCTCTTACTCAGCTTGTCCAGGGCGGTGTCTGCTTTGAGGAACTTTCAATCTCTGAGCTTGGAATATTTGGATCCTACCTGCG GAACAAAGATAAGGTAGTCATTAATAACCAATGTGGTTACTTGATGCGCACCAAAGTTTCTTCATCAAACGAAGGTGGAGTTGCTGCAGGATTTGCTGTTCTGGACAGCATTCTCCTCACAGATGAG TGA